The DNA sequence CAACTCGTCGGCCTTGAACACCTGAAGATAGGTGACGCCGGCGAGCAGCACGACGACCATGGCCATCACCAGCATGGCGACGCGCCGCATGGGTGTGTTCACTCGACCCTCCTCACCATCTCCGTGGGGGCGTCCCCGATGGGCGTGGGATTGCGGCGCGCGGGCGGCGCCGGCGGCCGGCGGGCCTCGTCCGAGACGCGGACCAGGACCGCCAGCAGGATGTAATTGGCGAGCAGCGACGAGCCGCCGTAGGACATGAACGGTGTGGTCAGTCCGGTGAGCGGAATGAGCTTGGTGACGCCCCCGACCACGACGAACAGCTGGAAGGCCAGCGTGAACGCCAGGCCCGCCGCGAGCAGCTTGCCGAAGCTGTCGCGGACCGCGAGCGCGGTGCGCAGGCCGCGGATCACCAGGATCGCGAAAAGCATGAGCACGGCGGCCATGCCGATCAGCCCGAGCTCCTCGCCCACCGTGGCCATGATGAAGTCGGTCTTGGCGAACGGCACGGTGTTCGGCTGGCCGCTGCCCAGGCCCGTCCCTGCGAGCCCGCCCGTGGCGAAACCGAACAGCGCCTGCGAGATCTGGTAACCGCTGGTGTTGTAAGTGGCGAAGGGGTCGAGCCACACCTCCACGCGCTGCTGGAAGTGGTCGAACATGAAGTACGCGGCGGTGGCGGCCAGCAGGAACAATCCGATGCCGATGAACAGCCAGCTGGCCCGGTCGGTGGCGATGTAGATCATCACCAGGATCGTCCCGAAGATCAGCAGTGCGAAGCCCAGGTCCTTGTTGAGCACCGCGATGCCGATCGCCAGGACGACGGCCACCAGCAGCGGGGCCAGGTCGCGCGCGCGGGGCACGTCGAGGCCGAACACGTGCTTGCCGGCGGTGGTGAACAGGTCCTTCTTGGACACCAGGAAC is a window from the Tomitella gaofuii genome containing:
- a CDS encoding FtsW/RodA/SpoVE family cell cycle protein, which encodes MSTPEPSAEDTAFHSPPGGFAPPPQTKSGRTAELWLTLFAIAVVFAALVIVEVAMEQHLTWDLAKYAAAYTVLMVLAHLVIRRFAPYADPIMLPIVALLNGLGLVLIHRLDLADEETQAFLGHPAPSSDANQQIIWTLIGLVCFAVVLYFLRDHRVLSSYSYTLGLAGLVLLIIPALLPARFSQVNGGRNWIRFAGFSIQPGEFAKILIIVFAAAFLVSKKDLFTTAGKHVFGLDVPRARDLAPLLVAVVLAIGIAVLNKDLGFALLIFGTILVMIYIATDRASWLFIGIGLFLLAATAAYFMFDHFQQRVEVWLDPFATYNTSGYQISQALFGFATGGLAGTGLGSGQPNTVPFAKTDFIMATVGEELGLIGMAAVLMLFAILVIRGLRTALAVRDSFGKLLAAGLAFTLAFQLFVVVGGVTKLIPLTGLTTPFMSYGGSSLLANYILLAVLVRVSDEARRPPAPPARRNPTPIGDAPTEMVRRVE